From one Mytilus trossulus isolate FHL-02 chromosome 10, PNRI_Mtr1.1.1.hap1, whole genome shotgun sequence genomic stretch:
- the LOC134688536 gene encoding toll-like receptor 4, whose protein sequence is MHIIKIIFLWIVTALQESKGYSNETKCSVQSTNVNCCNLALTTIPKHLPVNATNLDLSRNSIKIVKGFTFQSLRYLTDLNLFRNGIQVIEKNAFHGLHRLRSLHLSSNSIELFPDGMFDRLNGLQELSIECNKLQYLQDNDITKILNMLKIVSLRKFSFDIYPDFKFPSQLGPLSKLTDLGIFARSAKVQFNKAMFSHVNLLQILSLSIDVVPFISDDFFEHFPKLDSITLSIGIDLPKNPIDQVFKSFGVFRGRNLTSININTGRFDNGFILNYKRMRYLWSICLKRLTLDNLYIKDILIYAMQVFSIKSTCLEYLEISENTIFDRGGSLLSVMKNLKNLKVLKLKRNSRSSRSKRSQQPSLFSFVLPKSLEELYIEHNMAGDMTDVEFINGINLRVLSLKDNEMWSCIGTFTGIINVEYFDMSGWRCEKLSINLLYGFPNLKTLKASGSHLGKGFVNLTGGGSFFSKNLRLQDINLSFNRINSIPEGLLLRRFEQLSSVNMSYNNLTIFPKFHASIKTLKIIDLTFNSITHFNNEDIEHIEKLGEVDILLRGNPFQCSCKTLQFLKWLSETNRVQDILDLTCETEKASKRFMSEVISNLKTFEMSCQTKFWLPFAVSITSIIILAMILTVVFFRYKYAVEYFLLRFKLKMKNYNELQQEFINDAFISYSHTDLLWVKQFYDRVNSMGFELCLDAKDFIAGESIAVNVINAIDSSRKVIFIITHDFLKSSWGSYEMEMTRMHAFQKGREDMVIVVVKDNIKIADMPDVMKNMWFKITCIKWPNDDNLPYNTEEIFYEKIKMSLQRREDTTLLYSRNSVV, encoded by the exons ATGCAcattattaaaatcatattcCTTTGGATCGTAACAGCCTTACAAGAAT CTAAAGGTTATAGTAATGAAACGAAATGCAGCGTTCAAAGCACCAATGTTAATTGCTGCAATTTAGCCTTGACCACAATACCAAAGCACTTACCAGTAAACGCGACGAATCTGGACTTAAGTAGAAACAGCATCAAAATAGTCAAAGGCTTTACCTTTCAGTCTTTGCGATATCTCACCGACCTTAATTTATTTAGAAATGGGATACAGGTAATCGAGAAAAATGCTTTCCATGGATTACATCGTCTACGGAGTCTACATCTTAGTTCCAATTCTATAGAATTATTTCCCGACGGCATGTTTGACAGACTGAATGGTTTACAAGAGTTGTCAATTGAATGCAATAAACTACAATACTTACAAGATAAtgacataacaaaaatattaaacatgttaaagatcGTGTCACTGAGGAAATTTTCATTTGACATATATCCAGATTTCAAATTTCCCAGTCAATTAGGGCCGTTAAGTAAGTTGACAGATTTGGGGATTTTCGCTAGGTCGGCTAAAGTACAATTCAATAAGGCAATGTTTTCTCATGTTAATTTACTGCAAATACTGTCTCTATCCATAGATGTTGTACCGTTCATATCGGATGATTTTTTCGAACATTTTCCTAAATTAGATTCAATAACACTTTCGATAGGTATTGATTTACCTAAAAATCCGATAGACCAAGTATTCAAATCTTTTGGAGTTTTCCGAGGAAGAAACCTGACGAGCATTAATATAAATACTGGGAGATTTGATAAtgggtttattttaaattacaagAGAATGAGGTATTTATGGTCAATTTGTTTGAAACGACTGACATTGGATAATCTCTACATTAAAGACATACTCATTTATGCGATGCAAGTTTTTTCTATCAAAAGCACATGTCTTGAGTACCTGGAAATTTCTGAAAATACCATCTTCGATCGAGGAGGTTCTTTACTTTCAGTtatgaaaaacttaaaaaatttgaaagtatTGAAACTTAAAAGAAATTCGCGTAGTTCGAGAAGTAAACGCTCACAACAACCAAGCTTATTTAGTTTCGTGCTTCCAAAATCTCTTGAAGAATTGTATATAGAGCATAACATGGCGGGTGATATGACCGATGTTGAATTTATAAACGGTATCAATCTTCGTGTGCTAAGCCTGAAGGACAATGAAATGTGGTCATGCATTGGAACTTTTACAGGAATtataaatgttgaatattttgaCATGTCTGGATGGAGATGCGAAAAGCTGTCAATAAATTTGCTATATGGTTTTCCAAATTTAAAGACATTGAAAGCCAGTGGGTCACATCTAGGAAAAGGATTTGTAAACCTTACTGGAGGTGGGTCTTTTTTTAGTAAGAATCTGAGATTGCAAGATATTAATCTTTCGTTTAATAGAATAAACAGTATACCAGAAGGACTACTTCTGCGCCGGTTTGAGCAATTATCATCAGTAAACATGTCATATAACAATCTTACAATATTTCCTAAATTTCATGCAAGcatcaaaacattgaaaataattgatttgacCTTTAACAGTATTACACACTTCAATAACGAAGACATTGAACACATTGAAAAGCTTGGAGAAGTTGATATACTCTTGAGAGGTAATCCCTTTCAATGTTCCTGTAAAACATTACAGTTTTTAAAATGGCTAAGTGAGACAAATCGAGTACAGGATATCTTAGATCTGACATGTGAAACTGAAAAGGCTTCCAAAAGGTTTATGTCTGAAGTTATTTCTAATCTAAAGACATTTGAGATGTCATGCCAAACTAAATTCTGGTTGCCGTTTGCCGTGTCTATAACCTCCATTATCATACTTGCTATGATATTAACCGTCGTATTCTTTCGATATAAATATGCTGTTGAGTACTTTTTACTGAGATTcaaactgaaaatgaaaaattacaatgAATTGCAACAGGAATTTATTAATGATGCCTTTATATCATATAGTCACACAGATTTGTTATGGGTAAAACAGTTTTATGACAGGGTAAACAGTATGGGCTTCGAATTATGTCTGGACGCCAAGGACTTTATTGCTGGTGAAAGTATAGCAGTAAATGTAATAAATGCAATCGATTCCAGCAGAAaggttatatttattataactcACGATTTCTTAAAGAGTAGTTGGGGGTCATATGAAATGGAAATGACCCGTATGCATGCTTTCCAGAAAGGAAGAGAAGATATGGTAATTGTTGTTGTGAAGGATAATATTAAGATAGCAGATATGCCGGATGTGATGAAGAATATGTGGTTTAAAATTACATGTATCAAATGGCCGAACGATGACAACTTGCCATACAATACGgaggaaatattttatgaaaagataaaaatgtctCTCCAAAGGAGGGAGGATACTACTTTACTGTATTCTAGGAATTCAGTTGTATAG